From the genome of Streptomyces sp. NBC_01260, one region includes:
- a CDS encoding lytic polysaccharide monooxygenase auxiliary activity family 9 protein, with amino-acid sequence MIHRSSRRLLIGGRLLAGTRSRALLLTLLALLTAVPALGLVVVISGSRAEAHGTPMKPASRTFLCWQDALTGTGEIKPVNPACRAAARESGTTPFYNWFSVLRSDGAGRTRGFVPDGELCSGGNPSFTGFNTPGADWPLTHLTLGATVDFAYNAWAAHPGSFYVYITRDGYDPTQPLTWDDMEETPFLTVDHPPLNGSPGTVEANYSWSGTLPAGKDGRDVIYMVWQRSDSQETFYSCSDVVFDGGNGEVTGVKDPTTPTEPPPGRCTATPTITNRWSGGYQSEVTVTNSGDVPMLGWMVGWTQPDGQSVDSLWNGATTVQGQEVMVHNADWNGSLDPGESAAFGYVSAGGDPDPATELACTVG; translated from the coding sequence GTGATCCACCGATCGAGCCGCCGATTACTGATCGGGGGCCGGCTCCTGGCCGGTACCCGCAGCAGAGCCCTGCTCCTCACCCTGCTCGCCCTCCTCACGGCCGTCCCCGCCCTCGGGCTGGTCGTCGTCATCTCCGGCAGCCGGGCCGAGGCTCACGGCACGCCGATGAAGCCCGCCAGCCGCACCTTCCTGTGCTGGCAGGACGCGCTCACCGGCACGGGGGAGATCAAGCCGGTCAATCCCGCCTGCCGGGCCGCCGCGCGGGAGAGCGGGACCACGCCGTTCTACAACTGGTTCTCCGTGCTCCGCTCCGACGGCGCGGGCCGTACCCGGGGCTTCGTGCCGGACGGCGAGCTGTGCAGCGGCGGGAACCCCAGCTTCACCGGCTTCAACACGCCCGGCGCCGACTGGCCGCTGACGCATCTGACCTTGGGCGCGACCGTCGACTTCGCGTACAACGCCTGGGCCGCGCACCCCGGTTCGTTCTACGTGTACATCACCAGGGACGGCTACGACCCGACGCAGCCGCTCACCTGGGACGACATGGAGGAGACCCCCTTCCTCACCGTCGATCACCCGCCGCTGAACGGGAGTCCGGGGACGGTGGAGGCCAACTACTCCTGGTCCGGGACGCTTCCGGCCGGCAAGGACGGCCGCGACGTCATCTACATGGTGTGGCAGCGCTCCGACAGCCAGGAGACCTTCTACTCCTGCTCCGACGTGGTCTTCGACGGCGGCAACGGCGAGGTGACCGGGGTCAAGGACCCGACGACCCCGACCGAACCGCCGCCCGGACGGTGCACCGCGACACCCACCATCACCAACAGGTGGAGCGGCGGTTACCAGTCCGAGGTGACGGTCACCAACTCCGGCGACGTACCGATGCTCGGCTGGATGGTCGGCTGGACCCAGCCGGACGGGCAGAGCGTGGACAGCCTCTGGAACGGTGCGACGACCGTCCAGGGCCAGGAGGTGATGGTCCACAACGCGGACTGGAACGGATCGCTCGATCCGGGTGAATCCGCGGCCTTCGGATACGTCTCCGCCGGCGGTGACCCCGATCCCGCCACCGAACTCGCCTGCACGGTGGGGTGA
- a CDS encoding FG-GAP repeat domain-containing protein yields MAKTSGRRPGRAATRLAAAAITAALVGTGTAAFAAEPGDAPMFGIAGLDSAGTSYYYTPSGDGGLEKRVELDKGWKNVKFLGRVDNNADNVADGRWQLSTNGDIHYYANDNSAAKKVGYGWGSYNKLVSPGTLGGAEAGDLLARDTKGDLYLYLGYGDGTVTKRIKVGYGWDIYSEIAGNGDLNGDGKNDIVARDKSGVLWLYKGTGNQKAPYAKRTKIGSGWNQYNTVFAPGDIDLDGTADLVARNAAGELYLYRGTGNAATPYKPKAIIGTSGWNTYRLLF; encoded by the coding sequence GTGGCCAAGACTTCTGGCCGTCGGCCCGGACGGGCTGCCACCCGTCTCGCCGCCGCCGCGATAACCGCGGCCCTCGTCGGCACCGGTACCGCGGCCTTCGCCGCCGAGCCGGGCGACGCGCCCATGTTCGGCATCGCCGGTCTGGACAGCGCCGGCACCTCGTACTACTACACCCCGTCCGGCGACGGCGGCCTCGAGAAGCGTGTCGAGCTCGACAAGGGCTGGAAGAACGTCAAGTTCCTCGGCCGGGTCGACAACAATGCCGACAACGTCGCGGACGGCCGCTGGCAGCTCAGCACCAACGGCGACATCCACTACTACGCCAACGACAACTCCGCGGCGAAGAAGGTCGGCTACGGCTGGGGCAGCTACAACAAGCTGGTGTCCCCCGGCACTCTCGGCGGCGCCGAGGCCGGTGACCTCCTCGCCCGCGACACCAAGGGCGACCTCTACCTCTACCTGGGGTACGGCGACGGCACGGTCACCAAGCGCATCAAGGTCGGCTACGGCTGGGACATCTACAGCGAGATCGCCGGCAACGGCGACCTGAACGGCGACGGCAAGAACGACATCGTCGCCCGCGACAAGTCCGGCGTCCTGTGGCTGTACAAGGGCACCGGCAACCAGAAGGCGCCGTACGCCAAGCGCACCAAGATCGGCAGCGGCTGGAACCAGTACAACACCGTGTTCGCCCCCGGTGACATCGACCTGGACGGCACCGCGGACCTGGTCGCCCGGAACGCCGCGGGCGAGCTCTACCTGTACCGGGGCACCGGCAACGCCGCCACCCCGTACAAGCCGAAGGCGATCATCGGAACGTCGGGCTGGAACACCTACCGCCTGCTCTTCTGA
- the acnA gene encoding aconitate hydratase AcnA, which translates to MSANSFDARSTLRVGDESYEIFKLDKVEGSARLPYSLKVLLENLLRTEDGANITADHIRALGGWDSQAQPSQEIQFTPARVIMQDFTGVPCVVDLATMREAVKELGGDPAKINPLAPAELVIDHSVIADKFGTNDAFAQNVELEYGRNKERYQFLRWGQTAFDEFKVVPPGTGIVHQVNIEHLARTVMVRGGQAYPDTLVGTDSHTTMVNGLGVLGWGVGGIEAEAAMLGQPVSMLIPRVVGFKLTGELPAGTTATDLVLTITEMLRKHGVVGKFVEFYGEGVAATSLANRATIGNMSPEFGSTAAIFPIDDETLKYLRLTGRDAQQVALVEAYAKEQGLWLDPAAEPDFSEKLELDLSTVVPSIAGPKRPQDRIVLANAKAQFAQDVRNYVSDDEEAGKESFPASDSPAASNGVPSNPVTVTAPDGTSYELDHGAVTVAAITSCTNTSNPYVMVAAALVAKKAVEKGLTRKPWVKTTLAPGSKVVTDYFDKAGLTPYLDKVGFNLVGYGCTTCIGNSGPLPEEVSKAVNEHDLAVTSVLSGNRNFEGRINPDVKMNYLASPPLVVAYAIAGSMKVDITKDALGIDQDGKPVHLADIWPTEAEVNEVVANSIGEDMFNKSYQDVFAGDAQWQALSIPTGNTFEWDSESTYVRKPPYFEGMTMETTPVEDITGGRVLAKLGDSVTTDHISPAGAIKADTPAGKYLTEHGIERRDFNSYGSRRGNHEVMIRGTFANIRLRNQIAPGTEGGFTRDFTQADAPVSFIYDASQNYQAAGTPLVILAGKEYGSGSSRDWAAKGTALLGVKAVIAESYERIHRSNLIGMGVLPLQFPEGATAESLGLTGEETFSFTGVTELNNGTTPRTVKVTTDTGVEFDGVVRIDTPGEADYYRNGGILQYVLRSLIRK; encoded by the coding sequence GTGTCGGCGAACAGCTTCGACGCCCGCAGCACGCTGCGCGTGGGCGACGAGTCGTACGAGATCTTCAAGCTGGACAAGGTCGAGGGCTCCGCGCGCCTCCCTTACAGCCTGAAGGTGCTGCTGGAGAACCTGCTCCGCACGGAGGACGGCGCGAACATCACCGCCGACCACATCCGGGCGCTCGGTGGCTGGGACTCCCAGGCTCAGCCCAGCCAGGAGATCCAGTTCACGCCGGCCCGCGTGATCATGCAGGATTTCACCGGTGTGCCCTGTGTCGTGGACCTCGCCACCATGCGTGAGGCCGTCAAGGAGCTCGGTGGCGACCCGGCGAAGATCAACCCGCTCGCCCCGGCCGAGCTGGTCATCGACCACTCCGTCATCGCCGACAAGTTCGGCACCAACGACGCGTTCGCGCAGAACGTCGAGCTGGAGTACGGCCGCAACAAGGAGCGCTACCAGTTCCTGCGCTGGGGCCAGACCGCCTTCGACGAGTTCAAGGTCGTCCCCCCGGGCACTGGCATCGTCCACCAGGTCAACATCGAGCACCTGGCCCGCACCGTCATGGTCCGGGGCGGCCAGGCGTACCCCGACACCCTCGTCGGCACCGACTCGCACACCACCATGGTCAACGGCCTCGGCGTGCTGGGCTGGGGCGTCGGCGGCATCGAGGCCGAGGCCGCGATGCTCGGCCAGCCGGTCTCCATGCTCATCCCGCGCGTCGTCGGCTTCAAGCTGACCGGCGAGCTCCCGGCCGGCACCACCGCCACCGACCTCGTGCTGACCATCACCGAGATGCTCCGCAAGCACGGCGTCGTCGGCAAGTTCGTCGAGTTCTACGGTGAGGGCGTCGCCGCCACCTCGCTCGCGAACCGCGCCACCATCGGCAACATGTCGCCGGAGTTCGGCTCCACCGCCGCGATCTTCCCGATCGACGACGAGACGCTGAAGTACCTTCGCCTGACCGGCCGCGACGCCCAGCAGGTCGCGCTCGTCGAGGCGTACGCCAAGGAGCAGGGCCTCTGGCTCGACCCGGCCGCCGAGCCGGACTTCTCCGAGAAGCTGGAGCTCGACCTCTCCACGGTCGTCCCCTCCATCGCCGGCCCGAAGCGCCCGCAGGACCGCATCGTCCTCGCGAACGCCAAGGCCCAGTTCGCCCAGGACGTGCGCAACTACGTCTCGGACGACGAGGAGGCGGGCAAGGAGTCCTTCCCGGCCTCCGACTCGCCGGCCGCGTCCAACGGCGTCCCGTCGAACCCGGTCACCGTGACCGCCCCCGACGGCACCTCGTACGAGCTCGACCACGGCGCCGTCACCGTCGCCGCGATCACCTCCTGCACCAACACCTCGAACCCGTACGTCATGGTCGCCGCGGCGCTCGTGGCGAAGAAGGCCGTCGAGAAGGGCCTGACCCGCAAGCCGTGGGTCAAGACCACCCTCGCTCCGGGCTCGAAGGTCGTCACCGACTACTTCGACAAGGCGGGCCTGACCCCGTACCTCGACAAGGTCGGCTTCAACCTCGTCGGCTACGGCTGCACCACCTGCATCGGCAACTCCGGCCCGCTGCCGGAAGAGGTCTCCAAGGCGGTCAACGAGCACGACCTGGCCGTCACCTCGGTGCTCTCCGGCAACCGTAACTTCGAGGGCCGGATCAACCCCGACGTCAAGATGAACTACCTGGCCTCCCCGCCGCTGGTCGTCGCGTACGCCATCGCCGGTTCGATGAAGGTCGACATCACCAAGGACGCCCTGGGCATCGACCAGGACGGCAAGCCGGTCCACCTCGCCGACATCTGGCCGACCGAGGCCGAGGTCAACGAAGTCGTCGCCAACTCCATCGGCGAGGACATGTTCAACAAGTCCTACCAGGACGTCTTCGCGGGTGACGCCCAGTGGCAGGCGCTCTCGATCCCCACCGGCAACACCTTCGAGTGGGACTCCGAGTCCACCTACGTGCGCAAGCCCCCGTACTTCGAGGGCATGACGATGGAGACGACCCCGGTCGAGGACATCACCGGCGGCCGCGTCCTCGCGAAGCTGGGCGACTCGGTCACCACCGACCACATCTCCCCGGCCGGTGCGATCAAGGCCGACACCCCGGCCGGCAAGTACCTCACGGAGCACGGCATCGAGCGCCGTGACTTCAACTCCTACGGCTCGCGCCGTGGCAACCACGAGGTCATGATCCGCGGCACGTTCGCCAACATCCGCCTGCGCAACCAGATCGCGCCGGGCACCGAGGGCGGCTTCACCCGCGACTTCACCCAGGCTGACGCGCCGGTGTCGTTCATCTACGACGCCTCGCAGAACTACCAGGCCGCCGGGACCCCGCTCGTCATCCTGGCGGGCAAGGAGTACGGCTCCGGCTCGTCCCGCGACTGGGCGGCCAAGGGCACCGCGCTCCTGGGCGTCAAGGCCGTCATCGCCGAGTCCTACGAGCGCATCCACCGCTCGAACCTCATCGGCATGGGCGTCCTCCCGCTCCAGTTCCCGGAGGGCGCGACCGCCGAGTCCCTCGGCCTCACCGGCGAGGAGACCTTCTCCTTCACCGGCGTGACCGAGCTGAACAACGGCACCACCCCGCGCACCGTCAAGGTCACCACCGACACCGGTGTGGAGTTCGACGGCGTCGTCCGCATCGACACCCCCGGTGAGGCGGACTACTACCGCAACGGCGGCATCCTGCAGTACGTGCTCCGCAGCCTGATCCGCAAGTAG
- a CDS encoding metallophosphoesterase family protein — MSHRVRRLLLVFAAAAFLFLGLVRPAAAHGFTSVVYAHVAADGEGPLRTELKLEYDLLVVSAADAGSDDPLNNESQWNSFLAPDQLRQYPWAATIGNHDVGGKAYEQHFSTPNTDNSGALYANGNPASDTSGGNYWYIYKDVLFIDLNSNSYATSQGGGGDAAHTAYVTDVINEHGSEAKWKVLVYHHSIYSPASHAKDKDNKARRVDFPTTFSKLGVDMVLQGHDHSYSRSYLIKNGEKADPGEQPGAADVYPGPGGVLYVTANSASGSKYYDITKPDSSGTSGAGNGADPLNPDSYWYNSVQNQEHVRSYVKVQVRDEKLVVENIRSGSCDAPNSQVSKGDWCKNTTAAQPVGSVVDKVSVHPYNGDGQSLQVNVPKPAPGEFGWTIDGYNGLVDLGTAKEENGDHFTASGKINPILVSDTRRSLSPWAVSAGVSEFKDAGKTFGGSYLGWSPYLLDQGAGAKAGASVPSGYGGKGDGLALSRGLGSAPQGHARGTAKLGADLDLKIPDSVQKGGYRATLTITALSS; from the coding sequence ATGTCGCACCGTGTCCGCCGCCTGCTGCTCGTCTTCGCCGCGGCGGCCTTCCTCTTCCTCGGGCTCGTCCGGCCCGCCGCCGCCCATGGCTTCACCTCCGTCGTATACGCGCACGTCGCCGCCGACGGTGAGGGCCCGCTCCGGACCGAACTGAAGCTGGAGTACGACCTGCTCGTCGTCTCGGCCGCCGACGCCGGTTCCGACGACCCCCTCAACAACGAGTCCCAGTGGAACTCCTTCCTGGCGCCCGACCAGCTGCGCCAGTACCCGTGGGCCGCCACCATCGGCAACCACGACGTCGGCGGCAAGGCGTACGAGCAGCACTTCTCGACGCCGAACACGGACAACTCCGGTGCGCTGTACGCCAACGGCAACCCGGCGTCCGACACCTCGGGCGGAAACTACTGGTACATCTACAAGGATGTGCTGTTCATCGACCTCAACAGCAACAGCTACGCCACCTCCCAGGGCGGCGGAGGCGACGCGGCGCACACCGCGTACGTCACGGACGTCATCAACGAGCACGGCTCCGAAGCCAAGTGGAAGGTGCTCGTCTACCACCACTCGATCTACTCGCCGGCCTCGCACGCCAAGGACAAGGACAACAAGGCCCGCCGGGTCGACTTCCCGACGACCTTCTCCAAGCTGGGCGTCGACATGGTCCTGCAGGGCCACGACCACAGCTATTCCCGCAGCTACCTCATCAAGAACGGCGAGAAGGCCGATCCCGGGGAGCAGCCCGGCGCGGCCGACGTCTACCCCGGCCCCGGCGGCGTCCTCTACGTCACGGCCAACTCGGCCTCGGGTTCCAAGTACTACGACATCACCAAGCCCGACTCCAGCGGCACCAGCGGAGCGGGCAACGGCGCCGACCCGCTGAACCCGGACAGCTACTGGTACAACTCCGTCCAGAACCAGGAGCACGTCCGCAGCTACGTCAAGGTCCAGGTCCGCGACGAGAAGCTCGTCGTGGAGAACATCCGCAGCGGCAGCTGCGACGCTCCCAACTCCCAGGTCTCCAAGGGCGACTGGTGCAAGAACACCACCGCCGCCCAGCCGGTCGGCTCGGTCGTCGACAAGGTGAGCGTCCACCCGTACAACGGTGACGGCCAGTCCCTCCAGGTGAACGTGCCGAAGCCGGCTCCGGGCGAGTTCGGCTGGACCATCGACGGCTACAACGGCCTGGTGGACCTCGGCACGGCCAAGGAGGAGAACGGTGACCACTTCACCGCCTCCGGCAAGATCAACCCGATTCTCGTGTCGGACACCCGCCGCTCCCTCTCCCCGTGGGCGGTCTCGGCCGGTGTGAGCGAGTTCAAGGACGCCGGGAAGACGTTCGGGGGCTCCTACCTCGGCTGGTCGCCGTACCTCCTCGACCAGGGCGCCGGCGCCAAGGCCGGTGCGTCGGTCCCCTCCGGCTACGGCGGCAAGGGTGACGGCCTGGCCCTCTCCCGGGGCCTCGGCTCGGCACCTCAGGGGCACGCCCGCGGCACGGCCAAGCTGGGCGCCGACCTCGACCTGAAGATCCCGGACTCCGTCCAGAAGGGCGGCTACCGCGCCACCCTCACGATCACCGCGCTGAGCAGCTGA
- a CDS encoding histidine phosphatase family protein produces the protein MGELILIRHGETEWSRNGQHTSHTDLPLTPLGERQARALAPLLADRDIALTLVSPSVRARRTAELAGLAAPRITPELREWDYGGYEGITTHDIHLTRPGWNLWTDGVTAGPEAHPGETPAEVGERADRVLAEVREAAGRAGDEDIALVAHSHFLRVLTARYLGLTPAEGTLFQLATGAVSRLGREHGQPVITAWNVTLPESLLPTAVPEIPERA, from the coding sequence ATGGGCGAGTTGATCCTGATCCGGCACGGCGAGACGGAGTGGTCCCGCAACGGACAGCACACGAGCCACACCGACCTGCCCCTGACGCCCCTCGGCGAACGCCAGGCCCGTGCCCTCGCGCCGCTGCTCGCGGACCGCGACATCGCCCTCACCCTGGTCAGCCCCTCCGTGCGGGCCCGGCGCACCGCCGAACTCGCCGGGCTCGCCGCGCCCCGGATCACCCCCGAGCTGCGCGAGTGGGACTACGGCGGCTACGAGGGCATCACCACCCACGACATCCACCTCACCCGCCCCGGCTGGAACCTCTGGACCGACGGCGTCACCGCCGGCCCCGAGGCGCACCCCGGCGAGACCCCCGCAGAGGTCGGGGAGCGGGCCGACCGGGTACTGGCCGAAGTCCGGGAAGCGGCCGGACGGGCCGGGGACGAGGACATCGCGCTCGTCGCCCACTCCCACTTCCTGCGCGTCCTGACCGCCCGCTACCTCGGCCTGACCCCCGCCGAGGGCACGCTCTTCCAGCTCGCCACGGGGGCGGTGTCCCGGCTCGGCAGGGAGCACGGTCAGCCGGTCATCACGGCATGGAACGTGACCCTGCCGGAGAGCCTGTTGCCCACGGCGGTACCCGAGATCCCGGAACGGGCCTGA
- a CDS encoding FG-GAP repeat domain-containing protein: MAKTSGRNHRSTAARAAAAALTAALVATGTSAVAADSPQPSLSAAAQPSAAAAKAAAAVAPNFALFGVNSSGNAYAYRSNLKGGLTARSLNGSGWTGVNAMLQVANVAKSNGDSDGLWFRENNGNLGYLKFGSDKPVQVGYGWNTYNKIVSPGNIGGAAAGDILARDTKGNVYVYLGYGTGKVTGRIKVGYGWDIYSEIAGNGDLNGDGKNDIVARDKSGVLWLYKGTGNQKAPFAKRTKIGSGWNQFNRLVSTGDITEDGRTDLLARDKAGALWLYRGTGNATVPYAAKVKVGTSGWNSYKFLF, encoded by the coding sequence GTGGCCAAAACCTCTGGCCGTAACCACAGAAGCACAGCCGCTCGCGCGGCAGCCGCGGCGCTCACCGCCGCCCTCGTCGCCACCGGCACCTCCGCCGTGGCCGCAGACTCCCCGCAGCCGTCGCTCAGCGCGGCGGCGCAGCCGTCCGCAGCGGCCGCGAAGGCGGCTGCGGCCGTCGCCCCCAACTTCGCCCTGTTCGGCGTCAACTCCTCGGGGAACGCCTACGCCTACAGGTCGAACCTCAAGGGCGGGCTCACCGCCCGCAGCCTCAACGGATCGGGTTGGACGGGCGTCAACGCCATGCTCCAGGTCGCCAACGTGGCAAAGAGCAACGGCGACAGCGACGGCCTCTGGTTCCGCGAGAACAACGGGAACCTCGGCTACCTGAAGTTCGGCAGCGACAAGCCGGTCCAGGTCGGCTACGGCTGGAACACCTACAACAAGATCGTCTCCCCCGGCAACATCGGCGGCGCCGCCGCGGGCGACATCCTCGCCCGCGACACCAAGGGCAACGTCTACGTCTACCTCGGCTACGGCACCGGCAAGGTGACGGGCCGCATCAAGGTGGGCTATGGCTGGGACATCTACAGCGAGATCGCCGGCAACGGCGACCTGAACGGCGACGGCAAGAACGACATCGTCGCCCGCGACAAGTCCGGCGTCCTGTGGCTGTACAAGGGCACCGGCAACCAGAAGGCGCCGTTCGCCAAGCGCACCAAGATCGGCAGCGGCTGGAACCAGTTCAACCGGCTGGTCTCCACGGGTGACATCACCGAGGACGGCCGGACCGACCTCCTCGCCCGCGACAAGGCCGGCGCACTGTGGCTGTACAGGGGCACCGGCAACGCCACCGTCCCGTACGCGGCCAAGGTGAAGGTCGGCACGAGCGGCTGGAACAGCTACAAGTTCCTCTTCTGA
- a CDS encoding WxL protein peptidoglycan domain-containing protein — protein MHAVAPPRRTAALRTALLVLLAALAFGTSTGPARAAGGDVTWTVRTAANDYGQDRSSFGYAVNPGGAAEDALVVANRGTEPLSLAVYAADGFTTDMGRLDLLTEGKKSHSIGSWVQAGRKSVRIAPGKSAEIPFTVKVPRDAPPGDYVGGILTSLKQSDDTEGIAVDRRLGIRIKLRVSGALRPALAVEDVHVDYRGSAGPFARGDATVTYSLHNTGNALLSGTQKVTLTGPFGTLSTEAGRIAAPPELLPGERWKVTVPVHDVTPAFRLTAAVAVTPLVTDAAGSTTALDPVRTTAHGWAVPWALLLLLVLVLGAAAAAFVLVRRGRVRRARREEERVREAVEQALRDKASR, from the coding sequence ATGCACGCAGTGGCACCACCTCGCCGCACCGCCGCCCTCCGCACCGCCCTCCTGGTCCTCCTCGCGGCCCTGGCGTTCGGCACGTCCACCGGCCCGGCACGGGCGGCCGGGGGCGACGTCACCTGGACGGTCCGGACGGCCGCGAACGACTATGGGCAAGACCGGTCGAGCTTCGGCTACGCCGTCAACCCCGGCGGTGCGGCCGAGGATGCCCTGGTCGTGGCCAACCGCGGCACCGAGCCGTTGAGCCTCGCCGTCTACGCCGCCGACGGATTCACGACGGATATGGGCCGGCTCGACCTCCTCACCGAGGGGAAGAAGTCCCACTCCATCGGCTCCTGGGTCCAGGCCGGCCGCAAGAGCGTCCGGATAGCCCCGGGGAAGAGCGCCGAGATCCCCTTCACCGTCAAGGTCCCGCGCGACGCGCCCCCCGGCGACTACGTGGGCGGCATCCTGACGTCGCTCAAGCAGTCCGACGACACCGAGGGCATCGCTGTCGACAGGCGCCTCGGCATCCGGATCAAGCTGCGTGTCAGCGGCGCCCTGCGGCCCGCGCTCGCCGTCGAGGACGTGCACGTCGACTACCGGGGTTCCGCCGGTCCGTTCGCCCGGGGCGACGCCACGGTGACCTACAGCCTCCACAACACCGGCAACGCGCTGCTCTCCGGCACCCAGAAGGTCACCCTCACCGGCCCCTTCGGGACGCTGAGCACCGAGGCCGGCCGCATCGCCGCGCCGCCGGAGCTGCTGCCAGGCGAGCGCTGGAAGGTCACGGTCCCCGTCCACGACGTCACCCCGGCCTTCCGGCTCACGGCCGCCGTCGCCGTCACCCCGCTCGTCACCGACGCCGCAGGCTCCACCACCGCCCTGGATCCCGTCCGGACCACGGCCCACGGCTGGGCCGTCCCCTGGGCCCTCCTGCTGCTCCTGGTTCTCGTCCTGGGCGCGGCCGCGGCGGCGTTCGTGCTCGTCCGGCGGGGCCGCGTCCGGCGCGCACGGCGTGAGGAGGAGCGGGTGCGTGAGGCAGTGGAGCAAGCCCTGCGGGACAAGGCAAGCCGGTAG